One Pseudomonas brassicacearum genomic region harbors:
- a CDS encoding type III PLP-dependent enzyme has product MPNLPETVMAAIDGARRHSEDPLALFVYDLDALTRHVGEVMAALPAGVELYYAIKANSEAPMLEALAPLVSGFEISSGGEIDRVVACPTRKPYVFSGPGKLDSDLRAALAHQVEAIHLESLSEIDRLQRLAQQAGRVQPVFIRINPQLPSTLSSKLAMAGTATPFGIDESELPEAVRRVQAFSHLTLKGFHVHAMSHQNSVERHEQLLDFYLQRWAEWKALATGTEQPTHLNVGGGIGVDYLTGQRFDWQRLCRHLGQSLAAHEQPPVVRFEPGRFISAFCGYYVIEVLDAKTSHGEHFLVCRGGTHQFRLPAAQSHDHPVIHLPRRRKPQPDTAKTWTVVGQLCTPKDVLSRGCQLQGVEVGDLLVLPMAGAYGYNISHADFLCHPRPLQHFVSATAPGALL; this is encoded by the coding sequence ATGCCTAACCTGCCCGAAACCGTGATGGCTGCCATCGACGGCGCGCGCCGTCATAGCGAAGATCCGCTGGCGCTGTTCGTCTACGACCTGGACGCACTGACCCGGCACGTCGGCGAGGTCATGGCCGCGCTGCCCGCGGGTGTGGAGTTGTATTACGCGATCAAGGCCAACAGTGAAGCGCCGATGCTCGAGGCGCTGGCGCCGCTGGTCAGTGGATTCGAGATTTCCTCCGGCGGCGAAATCGACCGGGTCGTGGCCTGTCCTACGCGTAAACCCTACGTGTTTTCCGGTCCGGGCAAGCTCGATTCCGACCTGCGCGCCGCCCTGGCGCATCAGGTGGAGGCCATTCACCTGGAAAGCCTTAGTGAGATCGACCGCTTGCAGCGCCTGGCGCAACAGGCCGGCCGCGTCCAACCGGTCTTCATCCGCATCAACCCCCAATTGCCATCCACCTTGTCCAGCAAACTGGCGATGGCCGGCACGGCGACGCCGTTCGGCATTGACGAGTCGGAGTTGCCCGAAGCGGTTCGGCGGGTGCAGGCGTTCAGTCACTTGACCCTCAAGGGCTTTCATGTGCACGCGATGTCCCACCAGAACTCGGTGGAGCGGCACGAACAACTGCTGGATTTCTACCTGCAACGCTGGGCCGAGTGGAAGGCACTGGCGACCGGGACCGAGCAACCGACGCACTTGAATGTCGGCGGCGGCATCGGTGTCGACTACCTCACCGGGCAACGGTTTGACTGGCAGCGTTTGTGCCGGCACCTGGGCCAATCCCTGGCCGCCCATGAACAACCGCCAGTGGTGCGTTTCGAGCCGGGGCGTTTCATCAGTGCGTTCTGTGGCTACTACGTGATCGAAGTGCTGGACGCCAAGACCAGCCACGGCGAGCACTTCCTGGTCTGCCGGGGCGGTACCCACCAGTTCCGCCTGCCGGCGGCCCAGAGTCACGATCATCCAGTCATTCATCTGCCGCGCCGACGCAAGCCGCAGCCGGACACCGCGAAAACCTGGACCGTCGTCGGCCAGCTGTGCACACCCAAGGATGTGTTGAGCCGTGGTTGCCAATTGCAAGGCGTCGAGGTGGGCGACCTGTTGGTGCTGCCGATGGCCGGCGCCTATGGCTACAACATCTCCCACGCCGACTTTCTGTGTCATCCGCGGCCGCTGCAGCACTTTGTCAGCGCCACGGCGCCCGGTGCTTTGTTGTGA
- a CDS encoding TonB-dependent receptor, giving the protein MSAVVPLRFRPAIAGWRPLLNLSLMLSLSASPFFISSSQAEDAARRSYQVPAGSLSAALTRFAGLAGVNLSVDPALVSGRNSAGLSGEYGVEEGFARLLQGSGLQLQPVGEQAFILTPAPEGGSLQLAPTSILGATASTDVEAFAGGQVARRGSQGLLGSRDFMETPFSMTTYTSEAVKNQQARTLGDLIASDPSVRATNPAGGRYEQFTIRGLSLFNSDVAYNGLYGVLPTYTIDMEMAERVDILKGPSQLINGISPRGSVGGGINVVPKRATDKPITSFTGSYASNNQLGGAVDVGRRFGEDNKFGIRFNGVKQSGDTEWDHQSVDREMAVLGLDFRGERLRLSTDIGRTERDTDAPQERVQVAAAAPVPHASDVDRNYAQRWSKARTKDTFGTVNAEFDVNDSVMLYGGVGARKSNHEFLRHAVSVLNEAGDFSVQPRDFTRDENVRTANAGVRNWFHTGPVSHEVNLAASYFYMDFENGGARYASSPSNLYDPVVTPTPVTPTRQDNKVYTENRFSGVALSDTLGFFDDRLLLTLGARWQRVKVDDWTNDIKGKTAYDDEKVSPSGGILFKATDKLSLYANYMEGLSQGKIAPTNTINADEIFPPFISRSVEVGAKYDAGAFALTAALFRIKQPAYAIDETNPARRVFGPNGKRENTGVELSVFGEPVKGTRLLGGVMYIDSKLTNTTNGTFDGNRAPATPKYNVNLGAEWDVPTVQGLTLTSRGIYSSSQYLDQSNTKEIDSWERFDVGARYAFKVDEKNITLRANIENVADKRYWSSAGASDDSEPGLTLATPRTYLLSATVDF; this is encoded by the coding sequence ATGTCCGCAGTAGTACCTTTGCGTTTTCGCCCGGCCATCGCCGGCTGGCGTCCGCTGTTGAACCTGAGTCTCATGCTGAGCCTGAGCGCCAGTCCATTCTTCATCTCCTCCAGCCAGGCCGAAGACGCTGCCCGACGTAGCTATCAGGTGCCGGCTGGCAGCCTGAGTGCGGCACTGACCCGGTTCGCCGGGCTGGCGGGCGTCAACCTGTCGGTAGATCCGGCCCTGGTCAGCGGCCGCAACAGTGCCGGGCTGTCGGGTGAATATGGGGTGGAGGAGGGCTTTGCCCGGCTGTTGCAGGGCTCTGGCCTGCAGCTGCAGCCGGTGGGCGAACAGGCGTTCATCCTGACCCCCGCACCAGAAGGCGGCAGCCTGCAATTGGCCCCGACCTCGATTCTTGGCGCCACTGCCTCGACAGACGTCGAGGCGTTTGCCGGCGGCCAGGTTGCTCGCCGCGGCTCCCAAGGTCTGCTGGGCTCGCGCGATTTCATGGAAACGCCGTTCAGCATGACCACCTACACCAGCGAGGCGGTCAAGAACCAGCAGGCCCGCACCTTGGGCGACCTGATCGCCAGCGACCCTTCCGTTCGCGCCACCAACCCGGCAGGCGGGCGTTATGAGCAATTCACTATTCGCGGGTTGAGCCTGTTCAACAGTGATGTCGCCTACAACGGTCTCTATGGCGTCCTGCCCACCTACACGATCGACATGGAGATGGCCGAACGGGTCGACATCCTCAAGGGGCCGAGCCAGCTCATCAATGGCATTTCGCCGCGGGGCAGTGTGGGTGGCGGGATCAACGTGGTGCCCAAGCGCGCGACTGACAAGCCGATCACCTCGTTCACGGGGAGCTATGCGTCCAACAACCAGCTCGGTGGTGCCGTGGATGTGGGCCGGCGTTTTGGTGAGGATAACAAGTTCGGAATTCGCTTCAACGGCGTGAAACAATCTGGCGATACCGAATGGGATCACCAGAGCGTGGACCGCGAGATGGCCGTGCTGGGCCTGGATTTCCGCGGTGAGCGCCTGCGCCTCTCGACGGACATCGGGCGTACCGAACGAGATACCGATGCACCGCAAGAGCGCGTCCAGGTTGCCGCTGCCGCGCCAGTGCCGCATGCCAGCGATGTCGATCGCAACTACGCGCAGCGTTGGAGCAAGGCGCGCACCAAGGATACCTTCGGCACGGTAAATGCGGAGTTCGATGTCAACGACTCCGTCATGCTGTACGGCGGCGTGGGGGCGCGTAAAAGCAATCATGAATTCCTTCGGCATGCCGTTTCGGTTCTCAACGAGGCTGGGGATTTCAGCGTTCAACCCCGAGACTTTACCCGTGATGAGAATGTCCGCACGGCCAATGCCGGGGTGCGCAATTGGTTCCATACCGGCCCGGTCAGCCATGAGGTCAATCTGGCCGCCAGCTATTTCTACATGGACTTCGAGAATGGCGGCGCTCGCTACGCCTCGTCACCAAGCAATCTATATGACCCGGTAGTCACACCGACCCCTGTCACCCCCACGCGACAAGATAACAAGGTCTACACCGAGAACCGTTTCAGCGGCGTGGCGTTGTCCGACACGCTGGGGTTCTTCGATGACCGACTGCTGCTAACCCTCGGCGCCCGCTGGCAGCGGGTTAAGGTTGACGACTGGACGAATGACATCAAAGGCAAGACCGCCTACGACGACGAAAAGGTTTCGCCGTCGGGCGGCATCCTGTTCAAGGCCACCGATAAACTGTCCCTCTATGCCAACTACATGGAAGGCCTGAGCCAGGGCAAGATCGCGCCAACGAATACGATAAATGCGGACGAAATTTTCCCACCGTTCATCAGTCGTTCGGTCGAGGTCGGTGCCAAATATGACGCGGGGGCGTTCGCATTGACTGCCGCCCTGTTCCGGATCAAGCAGCCCGCCTATGCGATCGACGAGACAAACCCCGCGAGGCGCGTCTTCGGTCCGAACGGCAAACGTGAAAACACCGGTGTTGAACTGAGCGTATTTGGTGAACCCGTCAAAGGTACCCGCTTGCTCGGCGGTGTGATGTACATCGACAGCAAGCTGACCAATACCACCAACGGTACCTTCGACGGAAACCGGGCGCCCGCCACGCCGAAATACAACGTCAACCTGGGCGCTGAATGGGACGTGCCTACCGTACAAGGTCTGACGCTGACCAGCCGGGGTATCTATTCCAGTTCACAGTACCTGGATCAGTCAAACACCAAGGAAATCGACTCCTGGGAGCGCTTCGATGTGGGTGCACGCTACGCATTCAAGGTCGACGAAAAGAACATCACCCTGCGTGCCAATATCGAGAACGTGGCGGACAAGCGCTACTGGAGTTCGGCCGGGGCCTCGGATGACAGCGAACCTGGCTTGACCCTGGCAACACCGCGCACCTACCTTCTGTCGGCTACCGTCGATTTTTAA
- a CDS encoding IucA/IucC family protein, giving the protein MQYPDRTVLSNRVSELASTRALLNCLIKEFALPENCLRYNWPQEMSGIAPGSYLEGLQCKGIPLTIGLPNGQQFFVMVDRRDRLGSHRYLSDVYARQGDAPWCSLAFPEFVAQLLSACEHMTRASNDELLDQVLQSQSLTAAIVAHNMDGEGPAPLSNYLASEQGLWFGHPNHPAPKARLWPADLAQETYAPEFQARTALHLFEVPREGLRITANGLTDEQVLAGFADQGRAAPGRAIICLHPVQAQLFVQDRRVQQLLERGELRDLGPTGALASPTASMRTWYIEGHDYFIKGSLNVRITNCVRKNAWYELESTLIIDQLFQRLQQTQPETLGGLSTVAEPGSVSWAPKQASEADGHWFREQTGAILRENFCRRSGADVSVMAGTLFARDVHSQPLVHEFLQVFNGQALEDEQLLDWFDRYQALLLRPVLALFFNHGVVMEPHLQNSVLIHDNGQPQQLLLRDFEGVKLTEELGMSTIDVGLHPRVRQSLLYTREQGWSRISYCLLINNLCEAVLALSWERPHLAPLMWQRVEQQLRSIREELVRPAPELDALIAGESIACKTNLKVRLAAKADRQAGYVNLRSPWGEETRYA; this is encoded by the coding sequence ATGCAATATCCCGATCGTACCGTTTTATCCAATCGAGTCAGCGAGTTGGCAAGCACGCGCGCCTTGCTCAATTGCCTGATCAAAGAGTTTGCACTGCCTGAAAATTGCCTGCGTTATAACTGGCCGCAAGAGATGAGCGGCATCGCGCCAGGAAGTTACCTGGAGGGGCTGCAATGCAAGGGTATTCCGTTGACCATCGGCTTGCCCAACGGCCAACAATTCTTCGTGATGGTGGATCGGCGCGACCGCCTCGGCAGCCATCGCTATCTGTCCGATGTGTATGCACGTCAGGGCGATGCGCCGTGGTGCAGCCTGGCCTTCCCTGAATTCGTCGCGCAACTGCTCAGCGCCTGCGAGCACATGACCCGCGCCAGCAACGATGAGCTGCTGGACCAAGTGCTGCAAAGCCAGTCCCTGACCGCCGCCATCGTCGCCCACAACATGGATGGCGAAGGTCCCGCGCCCTTGAGCAATTACCTGGCCAGCGAACAAGGCCTGTGGTTCGGTCATCCTAACCATCCGGCGCCCAAGGCGCGCCTCTGGCCGGCTGATCTGGCCCAGGAAACCTATGCCCCGGAATTCCAGGCACGCACGGCGTTGCATCTGTTCGAAGTGCCGCGCGAAGGACTGCGCATCACCGCCAATGGCTTGACCGACGAGCAAGTGCTGGCCGGGTTCGCCGATCAAGGCCGAGCGGCGCCGGGCAGGGCGATCATCTGCCTGCACCCGGTCCAGGCGCAGTTGTTCGTGCAGGACCGTCGGGTGCAACAATTGCTGGAGCGGGGCGAACTACGGGACCTGGGCCCCACCGGCGCACTTGCCAGCCCAACGGCGTCCATGCGCACCTGGTACATCGAGGGCCATGACTATTTCATCAAGGGGTCGCTGAACGTACGCATCACCAATTGCGTGCGCAAGAACGCCTGGTACGAGCTGGAAAGCACCTTGATCATCGACCAGCTGTTCCAGCGCTTGCAGCAGACCCAACCTGAAACACTGGGCGGCCTGTCCACCGTGGCCGAGCCGGGCTCAGTGAGCTGGGCGCCGAAACAGGCCAGCGAAGCCGACGGCCATTGGTTCCGCGAGCAGACCGGCGCCATCCTGCGGGAAAACTTCTGTCGCCGCTCCGGCGCCGACGTCAGCGTGATGGCCGGTACGCTCTTCGCCCGGGACGTTCACTCCCAGCCGTTGGTCCATGAATTCCTGCAAGTTTTCAACGGCCAGGCGCTGGAGGACGAGCAGTTGCTGGACTGGTTTGACCGCTACCAGGCACTGTTGCTGCGCCCGGTGCTGGCGCTGTTCTTCAACCATGGCGTGGTGATGGAGCCGCACCTGCAAAACAGCGTGCTGATCCATGACAACGGCCAGCCACAGCAATTGCTGCTGCGGGATTTCGAAGGGGTCAAGCTCACCGAGGAACTGGGCATGTCCACCATCGATGTCGGCCTGCATCCTCGCGTGCGTCAATCGTTGCTCTACACCCGCGAACAAGGTTGGAGCCGGATCAGTTATTGCCTGCTGATCAATAACCTCTGCGAAGCGGTGTTGGCCCTGAGCTGGGAACGTCCGCACCTGGCGCCGCTGATGTGGCAACGGGTGGAGCAGCAACTGCGCAGCATCCGTGAAGAACTGGTGCGCCCCGCGCCGGAACTGGACGCGCTGATCGCCGGGGAATCCATCGCCTGCAAGACCAACCTGAAGGTACGCCTGGCCGCCAAGGCCGACCGTCAGGCCGGCTACGTCAACCTACGTTCGCCTTGGGGCGAGGAGACGCGTTATGCCTAA
- a CDS encoding sigma-70 family RNA polymerase sigma factor has protein sequence MFDAATPTEHSLHALYRDHGGWLEGWLRRRMGNAWDAADLRQDTFLRVLASSQPLTDLHEPRAYLLTVGKRLLSNFYTRRNLEQAYLDALASLPEDSVPSPEQRWLLLETLQALDELLDGLPPLVRRAFLWSQLEGLGYREIAERLQVSDRTIKRYMAQAYEHCLLVEF, from the coding sequence ATGTTTGACGCAGCTACGCCGACGGAGCATTCCCTACACGCGCTGTACCGTGACCACGGCGGTTGGCTGGAAGGCTGGTTGAGACGGCGCATGGGCAACGCCTGGGATGCGGCGGATTTGCGCCAGGATACTTTTCTACGAGTGCTGGCCAGCTCCCAGCCGTTGACCGATTTGCACGAGCCCCGTGCCTATCTGCTGACGGTCGGCAAGCGGCTGCTGAGCAATTTCTACACCCGACGTAACCTGGAGCAGGCGTATCTCGACGCCCTGGCGAGCCTGCCCGAAGACAGCGTGCCGTCTCCGGAACAGCGCTGGTTGTTGCTGGAAACCCTGCAAGCCCTGGATGAACTGCTTGATGGCCTGCCGCCCCTGGTGCGGCGGGCTTTTTTGTGGAGCCAGCTTGAAGGCCTGGGCTACCGTGAAATTGCCGAACGCCTGCAGGTGTCCGACCGCACCATCAAGCGCTACATGGCCCAGGCGTATGAACATTGCCTGCTGGTGGAGTTTTGA
- a CDS encoding sensor histidine kinase: MQSPPHDPGSALAIRSQYRQSQSRAARLRLLLGTGHELTQLPLSAMRQRAVQRACAFMAMDHGLLLEWAADTTLRTIASHGNRERLDLLASLAQPSAPEPQWLEYPHSALPQVLRVPLRGSDGVVFGALLLGNSVALGAPDNEDIESLQLLATLLAAHLENSRLLEALQARERTMSELVHRLFSAQEDERKRVAYDLHDGLAQNLAGLHQRLQGFAGRCPPLPPELANELQTILTLARGCVGEGRQLIGGLRPHALDDFGLYKAVDKEADRLRDAGLTVEWAEHSAARLPGNVEIALFRIAQEGINNILKHARASHVRLELAVSDEHVSLRVEDDGRGFALEQPIETNGTCHLGLAAMQERASLLGGHLACASEPEGGTRLLASVPLPTHGAHP; the protein is encoded by the coding sequence ATGCAAAGCCCACCCCACGACCCCGGCAGTGCCCTGGCCATTCGCAGCCAGTATCGCCAGTCGCAAAGCCGAGCCGCGCGCCTGCGCTTGCTGTTGGGCACGGGCCATGAACTGACGCAGTTGCCACTGTCGGCGATGCGTCAGCGCGCGGTGCAACGGGCGTGCGCGTTCATGGCCATGGACCATGGCCTGCTGCTGGAGTGGGCGGCAGACACAACCCTGCGCACCATTGCCAGCCACGGTAACCGCGAACGGCTCGATCTGCTCGCCAGCCTGGCCCAGCCGTCGGCGCCCGAACCGCAATGGCTGGAGTATCCCCACAGCGCCCTGCCCCAGGTCTTGCGCGTGCCATTGCGTGGCTCCGACGGCGTGGTGTTCGGGGCTTTACTGCTGGGCAACAGCGTGGCCCTGGGAGCGCCGGACAACGAGGACATCGAGTCGCTGCAACTGTTGGCGACCCTGCTGGCGGCGCATCTGGAGAACAGTCGCCTGCTCGAAGCGCTGCAGGCCCGTGAGCGCACCATGTCCGAGCTGGTCCATCGACTGTTCAGCGCCCAGGAAGACGAGCGCAAACGCGTGGCCTATGACCTGCACGATGGCCTGGCACAGAACCTCGCCGGCCTGCATCAGCGCCTACAAGGTTTCGCCGGCCGCTGCCCGCCTCTCCCACCTGAACTGGCGAACGAGTTGCAGACCATCCTCACCCTCGCCCGGGGCTGTGTCGGCGAAGGCCGGCAACTGATCGGCGGCCTGCGTCCCCATGCGCTGGATGATTTCGGCCTCTACAAAGCCGTCGACAAGGAAGCCGATCGCCTGCGTGACGCGGGCCTGACGGTGGAGTGGGCCGAGCACAGTGCCGCTCGTCTGCCGGGCAACGTGGAAATTGCCCTGTTCCGCATTGCCCAGGAAGGCATCAACAACATCCTCAAACACGCCCGCGCCAGCCATGTGCGCCTGGAACTGGCCGTCAGCGACGAGCACGTCTCGCTGCGAGTGGAAGACGACGGCCGTGGCTTTGCCTTGGAACAACCCATCGAGACCAATGGCACCTGCCACCTGGGATTGGCCGCCATGCAGGAACGTGCCAGCCTGCTGGGTGGCCACCTGGCCTGTGCCAGCGAGCCCGAGGGCGGCACCCGATTGCTGGCCAGCGTGCCCCTGCCCACCCACGGAGCACACCCATGA
- a CDS encoding FecR domain-containing protein, with product MRPAPSPEAREVARAAARWLAMMEFSGDEFDFAGLQQWRESSAQHEAAWQKAQRLRQRFAGVPPSLGMATLDRPAMARRVVLKRALGVAAAVPAAWLLGRELPLEAWRADLHTGTGEQRRWSLIDGSTLQLNTDSAVDLDLKARRLVLLQGELALKVAGATPLAIQAPYGLITVNRGEVCVRLSERNCRVSVVSGSVQLQPLHGPLLRLEQGQQVSLQAAGAGPVDAFDVAQLGWRDGVLVAQNQPLGDFLRELDRYRPGVLRWDAALESLRVTGSFRLENTDRILALLAVSLPLDVQTRTRYWVTLSPRKNMA from the coding sequence ATTCGCCCGGCCCCTTCGCCCGAAGCCCGTGAAGTTGCCCGGGCGGCTGCTCGTTGGCTGGCCATGATGGAATTCAGCGGGGACGAATTCGACTTCGCCGGCCTGCAACAATGGCGCGAAAGCAGCGCCCAGCACGAGGCCGCCTGGCAAAAAGCCCAGCGACTACGTCAGCGTTTTGCCGGGGTGCCGCCGTCCCTGGGCATGGCAACGCTGGACCGCCCGGCAATGGCTCGGCGCGTCGTGCTCAAGCGCGCATTGGGTGTGGCCGCGGCGGTGCCGGCCGCCTGGCTGTTGGGGCGAGAACTGCCACTGGAAGCCTGGCGCGCCGACCTGCACACCGGCACCGGCGAACAGCGGCGGTGGTCGCTGATCGATGGCAGCACTCTACAGTTGAACACTGACAGCGCCGTGGATCTGGACCTCAAGGCGCGGCGACTGGTCTTGCTGCAAGGCGAGCTGGCCCTCAAGGTCGCAGGCGCCACGCCATTGGCCATCCAGGCGCCCTATGGGCTGATCACGGTCAACCGTGGTGAAGTCTGTGTGCGCTTGAGTGAGCGCAACTGCCGGGTGTCGGTGGTCAGTGGCTCGGTGCAGTTGCAGCCGCTGCACGGGCCGCTGCTGAGGCTGGAGCAAGGCCAGCAAGTCAGCCTCCAGGCAGCGGGGGCTGGGCCCGTGGACGCCTTTGACGTGGCGCAACTGGGGTGGCGTGATGGGGTACTGGTGGCGCAGAACCAGCCATTGGGGGACTTTCTTCGCGAACTGGACCGCTATCGCCCGGGCGTGCTGCGCTGGGACGCAGCCCTGGAATCCCTTCGCGTCACCGGCAGCTTTCGCCTGGAAAACACCGATCGAATCCTCGCGTTGCTCGCGGTCAGCCTGCCGCTGGACGTGCAGACACGCACCCGCTATTGGGTCACGTTATCGCCTCGCAAAAATATGGCGTGA
- a CDS encoding SgcJ/EcaC family oxidoreductase, with protein MKMKTCAIAAFFLLTAPLVHAVDATPYVYRTVAEQPANVNDREIAALFDRWNAALKTGSASAVTNLYAPDAILQPTVSNKVRSTPEQIQDYFQHFLAAKPVGQINYREIRHLGPDAAMDSGVYTFTLTDADGSKRDVQARYTFLYERLDGQWKIINHHSSAMPEVPKTLHASH; from the coding sequence ATGAAAATGAAAACCTGCGCCATTGCTGCTTTTTTCTTGCTGACTGCGCCGCTTGTCCATGCAGTTGACGCCACGCCTTACGTGTATCGCACCGTGGCCGAACAGCCAGCGAACGTGAATGACCGCGAGATTGCCGCACTGTTCGACCGCTGGAATGCGGCGCTGAAAACCGGCAGTGCCAGCGCGGTGACGAACCTGTACGCCCCGGATGCAATTTTGCAACCGACCGTTTCCAACAAGGTGCGCAGTACGCCGGAGCAGATCCAGGATTATTTCCAGCACTTCCTGGCGGCGAAGCCAGTTGGACAAATCAACTACCGGGAGATCCGCCACTTGGGGCCCGACGCGGCGATGGACAGCGGTGTCTATACCTTCACGCTGACCGATGCCGACGGTTCCAAGCGGGACGTCCAGGCACGCTACACCTTCCTCTATGAGCGCCTCGACGGGCAGTGGAAGATCATCAACCATCACTCATCGGCGATGCCTGAGGTGCCAAAGACACTGCACGCCAGTCACTGA
- a CDS encoding response regulator → MTPPLRLLLADDHEVTRTGFISMLAGSPGFEVVGQARDGQEALDLCERLKPDIAILDIRMPVLNGLGAARILQQRQPGIKVVIFTMDDSPDHLEAAIGAGAVGYLLKDASRDEVLDALKRVARGEEALNSSVSARLLRRMAERGASGESPVQALTARERQVLGLVAGGFSNREIGEKLGIAPGTAKAHVERVIGKLGAADRTQAAVRGVALGLVAQPSRQWP, encoded by the coding sequence ATGACGCCTCCCTTGCGCCTACTGCTGGCTGATGATCACGAAGTCACCCGCACTGGGTTTATCAGCATGCTGGCCGGCAGCCCGGGGTTCGAAGTCGTCGGCCAGGCCCGCGATGGCCAGGAAGCCCTCGATCTCTGCGAGCGGCTGAAGCCGGACATCGCGATTCTCGACATTCGCATGCCGGTGCTCAACGGCCTGGGGGCGGCGCGCATCCTGCAACAGCGCCAGCCTGGGATCAAAGTGGTGATCTTCACCATGGATGACAGCCCCGACCACCTGGAGGCCGCCATCGGCGCAGGCGCTGTCGGTTATCTGCTCAAGGATGCCAGCCGCGATGAAGTGCTGGATGCGCTCAAACGGGTCGCCCGAGGCGAAGAGGCGTTGAACAGTTCGGTCAGCGCGCGCCTGTTGCGGCGTATGGCCGAGCGCGGCGCCAGTGGCGAAAGCCCGGTCCAGGCCCTGACAGCGCGAGAACGGCAGGTCCTGGGGCTGGTTGCCGGCGGCTTCAGCAACCGTGAAATCGGCGAAAAACTTGGTATCGCCCCCGGTACCGCCAAGGCCCACGTGGAACGGGTCATCGGCAAGCTGGGTGCCGCGGACCGGACCCAGGCGGCCGTGCGCGGTGTTGCCCTGGGGTTGGTGGCGCAACCCAGCAGGCAATGGCCATGA
- a CDS encoding diaminobutyrate--2-oxoglutarate transaminase: MLNESVLRIDALQKDNAHYLSRQGRFESNVRSYPRKLPLAIAKARGMWVTDVEGKTYLDCLAGAGTLALGHNHEDIVASIDHFMASGMPMHTLDLTTPQKDAFSEKLLSLLPGQGRDYCLQFCGPSGADAVEAALKLAKTVTGRSNIISFSGGYHGMTHGALAVTGNTGPKNAVASLMPGVQFMPYPHEYRCPLGIGGEAGIEALAHYFTQFIEDVESGVSLPAAVILEAVQGEGGVNCAPAQWLRRIREVTQRYGIVLIVDEVQAGFGRTGKMFAFEHAGIEPDIIVMSKAVGGGLPLALLGIKRQFDAWEPGAHTGTFRGNQMAMATGLATLNALQQQNLPAQAERRGQWLKTQLIQLQHRFPALGQVRGRGLMLGIEIVDERQAPDRLNSFPGDPTLAVAIQKHCFNHGLLLERGGRQGNVIRLLPPLIIDDEQCALVIDRFEKAMTTALLQERG, encoded by the coding sequence ATGCTGAATGAAAGTGTTTTGCGCATAGATGCTTTGCAGAAAGACAATGCTCATTATCTAAGCCGTCAAGGCCGGTTCGAATCCAATGTCCGCAGTTATCCGCGCAAGTTGCCCCTGGCCATCGCCAAGGCGCGCGGCATGTGGGTGACGGACGTGGAAGGCAAGACCTACCTCGACTGCCTGGCCGGTGCTGGCACCCTGGCCTTGGGGCATAACCATGAAGACATCGTCGCCAGCATCGATCACTTCATGGCCTCGGGCATGCCCATGCACACCTTGGACCTCACCACGCCGCAGAAGGACGCCTTCAGCGAAAAACTGTTGAGCCTGCTGCCGGGGCAGGGGCGTGACTATTGCCTGCAATTCTGCGGCCCTTCCGGGGCGGATGCCGTCGAGGCAGCACTCAAGTTGGCCAAGACCGTCACCGGGCGCAGCAACATCATCAGCTTCAGTGGTGGCTACCACGGCATGACCCACGGCGCCTTGGCGGTGACCGGTAATACGGGGCCGAAGAATGCCGTGGCGTCCTTGATGCCAGGCGTGCAGTTCATGCCGTATCCCCACGAATACCGCTGCCCGCTGGGCATCGGCGGAGAGGCTGGTATCGAAGCGCTGGCTCATTATTTCACCCAGTTCATCGAAGATGTGGAAAGCGGCGTCTCGCTGCCTGCTGCGGTGATTCTGGAAGCGGTGCAAGGCGAGGGCGGCGTCAACTGCGCGCCAGCCCAATGGTTGCGCCGCATCCGCGAGGTCACCCAACGGTATGGCATCGTGCTGATTGTCGATGAAGTCCAGGCCGGTTTTGGTCGCACGGGCAAGATGTTCGCCTTCGAGCATGCGGGGATCGAACCGGACATTATCGTCATGTCCAAAGCCGTTGGGGGTGGGCTGCCGCTGGCATTGCTGGGCATCAAGCGTCAGTTCGACGCCTGGGAGCCAGGCGCCCACACCGGGACCTTTCGTGGCAACCAGATGGCCATGGCCACGGGCTTGGCGACGCTCAACGCCTTGCAGCAACAAAACCTTCCAGCCCAGGCCGAGCGCCGCGGGCAGTGGCTCAAGACCCAGCTGATACAGTTGCAGCACCGCTTCCCGGCCCTCGGCCAGGTGCGTGGCCGCGGGCTGATGCTGGGCATCGAAATCGTCGACGAGCGCCAGGCCCCCGATCGCCTGAACAGTTTCCCGGGGGATCCGACCCTGGCGGTAGCCATTCAGAAACACTGCTTCAATCATGGATTGCTGCTGGAACGAGGCGGACGCCAGGGCAACGTGATCCGGCTCTTACCGCCGTTGATTATCGATGATGAGCAATGCGCCCTCGTGATCGACCGATTTGAAAAGGCCATGACGACGGCGCTCTTGCAGGAGCGCGGTTAA